In Benincasa hispida cultivar B227 unplaced genomic scaffold, ASM972705v1 Contig1182, whole genome shotgun sequence, a single genomic region encodes these proteins:
- the LOC120068832 gene encoding uncharacterized mitochondrial protein AtMg00860-like codes for MDPAKVEAVMSWARPTTVSEVRSFLGLVGSYRRFVKDFSRIAAPLTQLTRKGAAFVWNEACEKIFQDLKQRLVSAPVLTVPDESGGFVIYSDASKKGLGCILM; via the coding sequence ATGGATCCTGCAAAGGTTGAGGCAGTTATGAGTTGGGCTCGTCCAACCACAGTCAGTGAGGTTCGCAGTTTCCTGGGGTTAGTAGGCTCATATAGACGATTTGTAAAGGACTTCTCTCGCATAGCCGCCCCATTAACTCAGTTGACTCGGAAGGGGGCAGCATTTGTTTGGAATGAGGCTTGTGAAAAAATTTTCCAGGACCTCAAGCAGAGGCTGGTTTCAGCCCCAGTTCTTACAGTACCGGATGAATCAGGTGGTTTTGTCATTTACAGTGATGCGTCCAAGAAGGGGTTGGGATGCATATTGATGTAG